In Persicimonas caeni, a single window of DNA contains:
- a CDS encoding SDR family oxidoreductase: protein MNKAKDDNRRPDKARDILLTGFPSFVSRRLLHTILDNEPDAFVRLLVRPDFVDRATRRLENLEVDPDRYQILSGDVVALDLGLSGTEYLELVANVTDIYHIASIWYLGADKDEIWSVNLEGARNVIDAAMEMEQLNRLNHFSTAFVAGKRTGVIMEDELEEAQSFRNLYERTKYEAEKAMREAMAHVPISVFRPSIVVGDSRTGEIDRMAGPYYLMNLIIQMPESVPILMPGKGDKPLNVVPVDFVCDAMHRISLSEDTAGQTFHLCDPNPLSARKVFELVAEKAGKRAPVGHVPYKLTQLIMKFPYLEKLTRSPRQFVEDFNQLTIYNSINTMEALEGELSCPPFPTYAENLVDFVKSSGMSLDIEMPAAEELLG from the coding sequence ATGAACAAAGCCAAAGACGACAACCGACGTCCCGACAAGGCACGCGACATCTTGCTGACCGGCTTCCCGAGCTTCGTGTCGCGCCGCCTCCTGCATACCATTCTGGACAACGAGCCCGACGCGTTCGTCCGGCTGCTGGTGCGCCCCGACTTCGTCGACCGCGCCACGCGGCGCCTCGAGAACTTGGAGGTCGACCCGGACCGCTATCAGATCCTGAGCGGCGACGTGGTCGCGCTCGACCTGGGACTGAGCGGCACCGAGTATCTGGAGCTCGTCGCCAACGTCACCGACATCTATCATATCGCCAGCATCTGGTATCTGGGGGCCGACAAAGACGAGATTTGGAGCGTGAACCTCGAGGGCGCCAGAAACGTCATCGACGCGGCCATGGAGATGGAGCAGCTCAACCGGCTCAACCACTTCTCTACGGCATTCGTCGCAGGCAAGCGCACCGGCGTGATCATGGAGGACGAGCTCGAGGAGGCGCAGAGCTTCCGAAACCTCTACGAGCGCACCAAGTACGAGGCCGAAAAGGCGATGCGCGAGGCGATGGCGCACGTGCCCATCAGCGTCTTTCGCCCGAGCATCGTGGTGGGCGACTCGCGCACCGGTGAGATCGACCGGATGGCCGGCCCTTACTACCTGATGAACTTGATCATCCAGATGCCCGAGTCGGTGCCCATTTTGATGCCCGGCAAAGGCGACAAGCCGCTCAACGTCGTGCCGGTCGACTTCGTGTGCGACGCGATGCACCGCATCAGCCTGAGCGAAGACACTGCCGGGCAGACCTTCCACCTGTGCGACCCCAACCCGTTGTCGGCGCGCAAGGTCTTCGAATTGGTCGCCGAGAAGGCGGGCAAGCGCGCCCCGGTGGGTCACGTGCCCTACAAGCTGACCCAGCTGATCATGAAGTTTCCGTACCTCGAGAAGCTCACGCGCAGCCCGCGCCAGTTCGTCGAGGACTTCAACCAGCTGACCATCTACAACTCCATCAACACGATGGAGGCGCTCGAGGGTGAGCTCTCTTGCCCGCCGTTTCCGACCTACGCCGAAAACCTGGTCGACTTCGTGAAGTCGTCGGGGATGTCGCTCGACATCGAGATGCCGGCGGCTGAAGAGTTGCTCGGGTGA
- a CDS encoding 23S rRNA (pseudouridine(1915)-N(3))-methyltransferase RlmH, translated as MKFEIVAVGKLRNQHFRALTDDYLGRLEHYTPVEELEVRESRLTDRNVSKGLAEEAESLENAASEGAVTIALDERGKHLTSRELARWVDDWMVTGTRYVSFFIGSANGLDANFRKSCRRRLSLSKMTLPHEMARMMLAEQLYRAMSIIRGEPYHR; from the coding sequence GTGAAATTTGAAATTGTTGCGGTAGGGAAACTCAGAAATCAGCATTTTCGGGCGTTGACCGACGACTACCTCGGACGACTGGAGCACTACACGCCGGTCGAGGAGTTGGAAGTGCGTGAGTCGCGGCTCACGGACCGAAATGTGTCGAAGGGGCTGGCCGAGGAGGCCGAGTCGCTGGAGAATGCGGCTTCGGAGGGGGCGGTGACGATCGCGCTGGACGAGCGAGGCAAGCACCTGACGAGCCGTGAGTTGGCCCGTTGGGTCGACGATTGGATGGTGACCGGCACGCGCTACGTCAGCTTCTTTATCGGTAGCGCCAACGGCCTCGACGCCAACTTTCGCAAAAGCTGCCGCCGACGCCTGTCGCTATCGAAGATGACGCTCCCGCACGAAATGGCACGCATGATGCTCGCCGAGCAACTCTACCGGGCGATGAGCATCATCCGCGGTGAGCCCTATCACCGCTAG
- a CDS encoding tetratricopeptide repeat protein: MNLRLILVSPLLIATAFLLSCSTAQAPDAQGDLSKQGPCAASWNLRYERLVGHKCYPKRVVEAAKAGCKAGEKTSCKVARAVSRYNRTTHLDLEDGAVATAAAAGCKAGEGDGCALHGLELLAMRFDAQAAKIFGRGCKLGSRASCFEAARLKGEKPAFDMAHNTCDAQQPVPCRQQACRRGDGASCRVLGRFAEDGEHLERNLGEAVTYYEKACMLADMAGCGALGRFYARGQVVPRQTGVARKLFAWGCGPDNTEACVGAARMLAEGLGGERDPQAAEKLYSAACEGESGIACRELASLYKTAIVFRTKRAEIASYFGKGCELGDGPACAHRAEIELAKKPLDEQAVARVESLYRSACDAKFADGCKQGADRFYFGNGVPSNEKVAIELASKACELGSALHCTRAADGYRFGRGVSVDDKRATELVERGIELHKDACGDEQGRGCFYAAHAIAHGFPREKKLEEARAFLEKACEDGAKGACREIASQYVIGEIYPRERQRGIEKLRSLCDKGDNASCDTLADELSFGLGGESELADGLDYHRRGCFWYSNDAACVKLGLHYLRGHGAQRDAKKAFEYAFRACSEDGERQGCTGAGVTVLRSHPESDDEKSMPDLLQQYCVYDGNDSVCTPLARMYETGYSLPREPYRALSLYERVCDAEVGFSSEACSRAELVRLAKKTDDDADKSPKDLDKACKAGDAASCVLLARHHEFGTTDTNRFRKALPHYRKACELGSADACTIYVTLSFEEGQPWGAKFYEELAWACQKGTALMCYQWGNYMGSHNWDIFVRMNQAACAKGNQVACRLLERNLEPLELEAESSAKASSADKR, encoded by the coding sequence ATGAACCTACGCCTGATACTTGTCTCGCCGCTGTTGATCGCGACGGCGTTTCTCCTGAGTTGCAGCACCGCGCAGGCTCCCGACGCGCAGGGGGATCTGTCGAAACAGGGGCCGTGCGCTGCGTCTTGGAATTTGCGCTACGAACGACTTGTGGGCCACAAGTGCTACCCGAAGCGCGTCGTCGAGGCCGCCAAGGCCGGATGCAAGGCCGGTGAGAAGACAAGTTGCAAGGTCGCGCGCGCCGTCAGTCGATACAACCGAACCACCCACCTCGACTTGGAAGATGGCGCGGTGGCGACCGCGGCGGCGGCTGGCTGCAAGGCCGGCGAAGGCGACGGTTGCGCCTTGCACGGTCTCGAGCTGTTGGCGATGCGATTTGACGCACAGGCGGCCAAGATCTTCGGTCGCGGTTGCAAGCTGGGGTCGCGGGCGAGTTGTTTCGAAGCCGCGCGGCTCAAAGGCGAGAAGCCCGCGTTCGACATGGCCCACAACACGTGCGATGCACAGCAGCCGGTGCCGTGCCGCCAACAGGCGTGCCGCCGCGGTGATGGCGCATCATGTCGCGTGCTCGGGCGTTTCGCCGAGGACGGCGAGCATCTCGAGCGCAACCTTGGTGAGGCGGTCACCTACTATGAGAAGGCGTGCATGCTCGCTGATATGGCCGGCTGTGGCGCGTTGGGGCGCTTTTACGCGCGTGGCCAAGTCGTCCCCAGGCAAACGGGCGTGGCGCGTAAGCTCTTCGCCTGGGGCTGTGGGCCCGATAACACCGAGGCGTGCGTGGGGGCAGCCCGCATGCTCGCCGAGGGGCTCGGCGGCGAGCGCGACCCGCAGGCTGCCGAGAAACTGTACTCGGCGGCTTGCGAAGGAGAGAGCGGTATCGCCTGCCGTGAACTCGCGTCGCTCTACAAGACCGCGATTGTTTTCCGGACCAAGAGGGCTGAAATTGCCTCGTATTTTGGCAAGGGTTGTGAGCTTGGCGACGGCCCCGCGTGCGCCCATCGCGCCGAGATCGAGCTCGCCAAGAAGCCTCTGGACGAGCAGGCCGTTGCACGCGTGGAGTCGCTCTACCGAAGCGCATGCGACGCAAAGTTCGCCGATGGCTGCAAGCAAGGGGCTGACCGGTTTTACTTCGGCAACGGAGTTCCCTCCAACGAGAAGGTCGCCATCGAGTTGGCTTCGAAAGCATGCGAGCTCGGGTCGGCCCTGCATTGCACGCGCGCGGCTGACGGCTATCGATTCGGACGCGGTGTCTCCGTCGACGACAAACGCGCCACCGAGCTCGTCGAACGAGGCATCGAGCTCCACAAAGATGCGTGCGGCGACGAGCAGGGGCGCGGCTGTTTCTACGCCGCTCACGCCATCGCCCACGGCTTCCCGCGAGAGAAAAAGCTCGAGGAGGCGAGGGCGTTTCTCGAAAAGGCTTGTGAGGATGGCGCCAAGGGGGCGTGTCGTGAGATCGCCTCGCAGTATGTCATCGGCGAAATTTATCCTCGTGAGCGCCAGCGGGGTATCGAGAAGCTGCGAAGCCTCTGTGACAAAGGAGACAACGCCAGCTGCGACACCTTGGCCGACGAGTTGTCCTTCGGGCTGGGCGGGGAGAGCGAACTCGCCGATGGCCTCGACTATCACCGGCGTGGATGCTTCTGGTACTCGAACGACGCTGCGTGTGTGAAACTCGGATTGCACTATCTGCGCGGTCACGGCGCCCAGCGCGATGCGAAAAAGGCGTTCGAGTATGCCTTCCGAGCCTGCAGTGAAGACGGCGAGCGCCAAGGCTGCACCGGCGCCGGCGTGACGGTATTGCGCAGTCATCCAGAGAGCGATGACGAAAAGAGCATGCCCGATTTGCTGCAGCAGTATTGCGTCTATGACGGCAATGACTCCGTTTGTACGCCCCTCGCACGGATGTACGAAACCGGCTACAGCCTTCCCAGAGAACCCTACCGCGCCCTCAGCCTCTACGAACGTGTCTGCGACGCCGAAGTTGGCTTCAGCTCCGAAGCTTGCTCACGCGCCGAGTTGGTTCGCCTGGCGAAGAAGACTGATGACGACGCGGACAAGTCCCCCAAAGACCTCGACAAAGCTTGCAAAGCTGGCGACGCGGCGAGTTGTGTGCTCCTGGCGCGGCACCACGAGTTCGGAACGACCGACACAAACCGGTTTCGCAAGGCGCTTCCCCACTACCGAAAGGCGTGCGAACTCGGCAGCGCGGACGCCTGCACGATCTATGTCACGCTGTCCTTCGAAGAGGGCCAGCCGTGGGGCGCAAAATTCTACGAAGAACTCGCCTGGGCCTGTCAGAAGGGGACGGCGCTGATGTGCTACCAGTGGGGCAACTACATGGGCAGCCACAACTGGGACATCTTCGTGCGGATGAACCAGGCGGCCTGCGCCAAGGGCAACCAAGTGGCATGTCGCCTCTTGGAGCGCAACTTGGAGCCGCTCGAGCTAGAAGCTGAGTCTTCGGCCAAAGCATCGTCCGCAGACAAGCGCTGA
- the yihA gene encoding ribosome biogenesis GTP-binding protein YihA/YsxC, with amino-acid sequence MKITKAEFIKSATQPEHFPPADKPEVAFAGRSNVGKSSLINTLLNRKKLVKVSGRPGHTQLVNFFNINDQLYFVDLPGYGFAKVPKEVKDAWGPMIEGYLANRPNLTAMVCIMDVRRGVQEDDFELIHAAPHFGVQPILVFTKADKLNKQKKKQRRIDIANEFGVHKDDIILFSSLNRTGVDRVWRRIEELTGLGNG; translated from the coding sequence ATGAAAATCACGAAAGCCGAATTCATCAAGAGCGCCACCCAACCCGAGCATTTTCCGCCGGCCGACAAGCCGGAGGTGGCCTTCGCGGGGCGAAGCAACGTGGGCAAGTCGAGCTTGATCAACACATTGCTCAACCGCAAGAAGCTCGTCAAAGTCAGCGGTCGGCCCGGGCATACCCAGTTGGTCAACTTCTTCAACATCAACGACCAGCTCTACTTCGTCGACCTTCCGGGCTATGGCTTTGCGAAAGTGCCTAAAGAGGTCAAAGACGCGTGGGGGCCGATGATCGAGGGGTACTTGGCCAATCGGCCCAATCTCACCGCCATGGTGTGCATCATGGACGTGCGCCGCGGCGTGCAAGAGGACGATTTCGAACTGATTCACGCAGCCCCTCACTTCGGCGTTCAGCCCATCTTGGTCTTCACCAAAGCCGACAAGCTGAACAAGCAGAAGAAGAAGCAACGCCGGATCGACATCGCCAACGAGTTCGGCGTGCACAAAGACGACATCATCTTGTTCTCGAGCCTCAACCGCACGGGCGTCGATCGCGTATGGAGGCGTATCGAGGAGCTGACCGGGCTGGGCAACGGATGA
- the rsfS gene encoding ribosome silencing factor has product MSNDTPLPSGSTPQTPSDGGNSDIYALNADEVDTETLARDIAGLTWDLKALNTKAIDLRGLVSYTDFVIVCTATSDRHVQAIAKHVQNSLSEAGYKPLGIEGVESGQWALIDFGDAILHIFNGSVRDEYDLERMWPDAPFLELEDGPDDLYGHFELQKL; this is encoded by the coding sequence ATGAGTAACGACACGCCACTCCCCTCCGGTTCGACCCCCCAGACGCCTTCCGATGGGGGCAACTCCGACATCTATGCGCTCAATGCCGACGAGGTGGATACCGAGACGCTCGCGCGCGACATCGCCGGGCTGACTTGGGACCTCAAGGCGCTGAACACCAAGGCCATCGACCTGCGAGGGCTGGTCAGCTACACCGATTTTGTGATCGTGTGTACGGCCACCTCCGACCGCCACGTCCAGGCGATCGCCAAGCACGTGCAAAACAGCCTGTCCGAAGCCGGCTACAAGCCGCTGGGCATCGAAGGCGTCGAGTCGGGCCAGTGGGCGCTCATCGACTTCGGTGACGCCATTTTGCACATCTTCAACGGCTCGGTGCGCGACGAGTACGACCTCGAGCGCATGTGGCCCGACGCGCCGTTTTTGGAGCTCGAAGACGGCCCTGACGACCTGTACGGCCACTTCGAGCTGCAAAAGCTCTAA
- a CDS encoding ribose-phosphate diphosphokinase, translated as MKVFSGSSHPAFAKAICDYLGIELGKSHTVTFSNENMLVQIDENVRGSDVYVVQTSCPPVHTHLFEMLIMIDALRSASAKRITAVIPYFPYIRSDKKDRPRISITARLMADLVKASGADRVLTMDLHSPQAQGFFRMPVDQLQGAGPLCERLADDKQDDWVLVAADAGEAKDLGRYANRLDLPMAIIDKRREGDDEKPRAVNLIGDVEGKVALVVDDEIASGGTLIEAATFLKIKGAREVMAVATHPVFSSNALGRIATAPLTKVLVTDTIPIAEGADTDKIEVVSVAPMFAEAMARIRDGSSVSNLFKADTLREILQKESIDD; from the coding sequence ATGAAAGTATTTTCGGGCAGCAGCCATCCCGCTTTTGCCAAGGCGATCTGCGATTACCTGGGCATCGAGCTAGGAAAGAGCCACACCGTCACGTTCAGCAACGAGAATATGCTCGTTCAGATCGACGAGAACGTGCGCGGAAGCGACGTTTATGTGGTCCAAACCTCGTGTCCGCCGGTGCACACGCACCTCTTCGAGATGCTCATCATGATCGACGCGCTGCGCTCGGCGTCGGCCAAGCGCATCACGGCGGTCATTCCGTACTTTCCGTACATCCGAAGCGACAAGAAGGATCGTCCCCGCATCAGCATCACCGCGCGCCTGATGGCCGACTTGGTCAAAGCGTCCGGGGCCGATCGCGTGCTCACGATGGACCTGCACAGCCCGCAGGCGCAGGGCTTTTTCCGCATGCCGGTCGACCAACTCCAGGGCGCCGGGCCGCTGTGTGAGCGCTTGGCCGACGACAAGCAGGACGACTGGGTGCTCGTGGCCGCAGACGCCGGCGAGGCCAAAGACCTGGGCCGTTACGCCAACCGGCTCGACCTGCCCATGGCGATCATCGACAAGCGTCGCGAGGGCGACGACGAGAAGCCGCGCGCGGTCAACCTCATCGGCGACGTGGAGGGGAAGGTCGCGCTGGTCGTCGACGACGAGATCGCCAGCGGGGGGACGCTCATCGAGGCGGCGACGTTCCTAAAGATCAAGGGCGCTCGCGAAGTAATGGCCGTGGCGACGCACCCGGTGTTCAGCTCGAACGCGCTCGGTCGCATCGCCACCGCGCCGCTGACCAAGGTCTTGGTCACCGACACGATTCCCATCGCCGAGGGGGCCGACACCGATAAGATCGAGGTCGTCTCGGTCGCGCCGATGTTCGCCGAGGCGATGGCACGTATCCGCGACGGCAGCTCCGTGTCGAACTTGTTCAAGGCCGACACCTTACGCGAAATCTTGCAAAAAGAGTCGATCGACGACTGA
- the rimI gene encoding ribosomal protein S18-alanine N-acetyltransferase, giving the protein MSWRLDEPRLVREGDALRVREAGADDLEAILAIEETAHPTPWIAEVFEREMALDWSYLWLFERGNKAVGFLVFWVIHDEVHILNVAVDPACRRQGIATAVLVYLVEIAEEHASSFVTLEVREHNQAAIALYESLGFEIIGKREQYYADTGEDAFIMSCIL; this is encoded by the coding sequence ATGAGTTGGCGCCTCGACGAGCCTCGCCTGGTGCGCGAGGGGGACGCGCTCAGAGTGCGCGAAGCCGGCGCCGATGATCTGGAGGCGATCCTCGCCATCGAGGAGACCGCCCACCCGACGCCGTGGATCGCAGAGGTCTTCGAGCGAGAGATGGCCCTCGACTGGTCGTATCTGTGGCTTTTCGAGCGTGGGAATAAGGCCGTCGGATTCCTCGTCTTCTGGGTGATCCACGACGAGGTCCACATCCTCAACGTGGCTGTCGATCCTGCATGTCGACGCCAAGGAATCGCCACCGCTGTCTTGGTTTATCTGGTTGAAATCGCCGAGGAACACGCGTCGAGTTTTGTGACGCTCGAGGTGCGCGAGCACAATCAGGCCGCGATCGCCCTTTACGAATCGCTGGGATTCGAGATCATTGGCAAGCGCGAGCAGTACTATGCCGACACTGGCGAGGACGCGTTCATCATGAGCTGCATCTTGTGA
- a CDS encoding HNH endonuclease, translating into MDPALLLNATYEPLSVVSWKKAITLLILGKAEMIEPQASVVHSATRVFRLPSVLRLLRRVSVPRSRVQFSRTNVYRRDGFSCQYCGVRFRKEELTFDHVLPRSRGGATNWTNIVTSCKPCNRTKGDRTPEEATMPLLSQPKEPRWWPFSASSARFDEHPDEWKPYLWT; encoded by the coding sequence ATGGACCCAGCATTATTACTCAACGCGACTTACGAGCCGCTGAGCGTCGTCTCCTGGAAAAAGGCCATCACGCTGCTCATCCTGGGCAAAGCGGAGATGATCGAGCCCCAAGCCAGCGTGGTCCACTCGGCCACGCGCGTGTTTCGGCTCCCCTCGGTATTGCGCCTGTTGCGCCGGGTCAGCGTGCCTCGAAGCCGGGTGCAGTTCTCCCGCACCAACGTCTACCGGCGCGACGGCTTTAGCTGCCAATATTGTGGGGTTCGCTTTCGCAAAGAGGAGCTTACCTTCGACCACGTACTACCACGGAGCCGCGGTGGGGCGACGAACTGGACAAATATCGTCACCTCGTGCAAACCGTGTAATCGAACCAAGGGTGACCGGACCCCCGAAGAAGCAACCATGCCGCTTCTGTCGCAGCCCAAAGAGCCGCGGTGGTGGCCCTTTTCAGCCAGCAGCGCGCGCTTCGATGAGCATCCGGACGAGTGGAAACCTTATCTCTGGACCTAG
- a CDS encoding ComF family protein: protein MKLPPRLRTIVRFALRQVFPARCVSCDDYLTEDQLACGRCAHAVFPIEGPKCLVCGAPRLQVEGTYSGVDEICGRCLARRPRFETARARWEYAGVIAEALQRAKYQGHLWMLRSLARAWRPWIDERIARASDEVDSVITAVPMHAADLRARGFNPAHLLARLALPHRHVASDLVRKTVRTRAQAALSRDERLTNLRGAFECTNSERVEGNKVVLIDDVMTTGATADEVARVLRGAGAREVVVLTAARTLPS from the coding sequence ATGAAACTGCCCCCAAGACTCCGAACGATCGTACGCTTTGCACTTCGCCAAGTCTTTCCGGCGCGCTGCGTCAGTTGTGACGACTACCTGACTGAAGACCAACTCGCCTGCGGGCGCTGCGCGCACGCCGTGTTCCCGATCGAGGGCCCCAAATGTCTCGTCTGTGGAGCCCCCCGCCTTCAGGTGGAGGGGACGTACTCGGGCGTCGACGAAATCTGCGGCCGGTGTCTCGCGCGGCGTCCGCGCTTCGAAACCGCCCGGGCGCGGTGGGAGTATGCCGGCGTCATCGCCGAAGCGTTACAGCGCGCCAAGTACCAGGGTCATTTGTGGATGCTTCGCAGTCTAGCACGCGCGTGGCGCCCCTGGATTGACGAGCGCATCGCTCGGGCGAGCGACGAGGTCGATAGCGTCATTACGGCCGTGCCCATGCACGCGGCAGACTTGCGCGCTCGTGGATTCAACCCGGCTCATCTCCTCGCCCGCCTCGCATTGCCCCATCGACACGTTGCGAGCGACCTGGTGCGCAAGACCGTGCGTACTCGTGCCCAGGCCGCATTGAGCCGCGACGAGCGGCTGACGAACCTGCGGGGAGCCTTCGAGTGTACGAACTCTGAGCGAGTCGAGGGGAACAAGGTCGTGCTCATCGACGACGTGATGACCACCGGCGCGACGGCCGACGAAGTGGCGCGCGTGCTCCGAGGTGCCGGTGCCCGCGAGGTGGTCGTGTTGACCGCCGCGCGCACCCTACCCAGCTAG
- the coaE gene encoding dephospho-CoA kinase (Dephospho-CoA kinase (CoaE) performs the final step in coenzyme A biosynthesis.) translates to MPQDDTFVIVGLTGGIASGKSTVANMMAELGARIIDADVIARKIVEPGEPAWEDIREAFGDEVLRDDDTLDREALGKVVFGDREARKKLESITHPRIGQRMMERAQQIRSEGHHWVIYDAALIVENGIHEWLDSLIVVAADRDVQIKRVMERDNMSHDEAVQRLDAQMPLEEKIAVADYVIDNNGTLQQTREQVEQIYQQIEEGVRTRGTAKPADEDAQT, encoded by the coding sequence ATGCCACAGGACGACACATTTGTCATCGTGGGATTGACCGGCGGTATTGCCAGCGGCAAATCGACGGTGGCCAACATGATGGCCGAACTCGGCGCACGGATCATCGACGCAGACGTCATCGCCCGTAAGATCGTCGAGCCCGGCGAGCCTGCGTGGGAGGATATCCGGGAGGCCTTCGGCGACGAGGTCTTGCGCGATGACGACACCCTCGACCGCGAGGCGCTCGGAAAGGTCGTCTTCGGCGACCGTGAAGCGCGCAAGAAGCTCGAGTCGATCACGCACCCGCGCATCGGCCAGCGCATGATGGAGCGCGCCCAGCAGATTCGCTCGGAGGGCCACCATTGGGTGATCTACGATGCGGCGCTGATCGTCGAGAACGGCATCCACGAGTGGCTCGACAGCCTGATCGTGGTCGCCGCCGATCGCGACGTGCAGATCAAGCGCGTGATGGAGCGCGACAACATGTCGCACGACGAGGCCGTCCAGCGCCTCGACGCACAGATGCCACTCGAAGAAAAGATCGCGGTGGCCGACTACGTGATCGACAATAACGGCACGCTGCAGCAAACCCGCGAACAGGTCGAACAAATTTATCAACAAATCGAGGAAGGCGTGCGCACCCGCGGCACCGCCAAGCCCGCAGACGAAGACGCCCAGACATGA
- a CDS encoding metallophosphoesterase family protein, whose product MQRVAVISDIHANPFALAAVVDDIDRVGVDEVLVGGDLVGRGPLGSAVVDHVRELGWHSVRGNHEDYTLDFRRQDVPDDWLTELVWAASRWMAAELDDEHAEYLDALPFTMTAECAPSLRLFHGSPRSYREGIGEWTQAETLREHWESIEEPLLVCAHTHRPMVREVGDGLIVNVGSVGLPFNGDWRAQYAIFTLKPTGWEVEFRQVEYDRQAFLDAYETSGFLDGGDVSAYLLQKEVEHARPFLVPFLKWTEMTEHPALMDSLEHFLDVYGPEMSMREFHALLSE is encoded by the coding sequence ATGCAGCGCGTAGCCGTCATCTCAGATATCCACGCTAATCCCTTCGCACTGGCGGCGGTGGTCGACGACATCGACCGTGTCGGCGTCGACGAAGTGTTGGTAGGAGGAGACCTCGTGGGCCGCGGCCCACTGGGAAGCGCGGTCGTCGATCACGTCCGCGAGCTCGGCTGGCACAGCGTGCGCGGCAATCACGAGGACTACACCCTCGACTTTCGCCGCCAGGATGTCCCTGACGATTGGCTCACCGAGTTGGTATGGGCAGCCTCGCGCTGGATGGCCGCCGAGCTCGACGATGAACACGCCGAGTACCTCGACGCGCTCCCCTTCACGATGACTGCCGAGTGCGCCCCGTCGCTGCGCCTCTTTCACGGAAGCCCACGCTCGTACCGCGAAGGCATCGGCGAGTGGACCCAGGCGGAGACGCTTCGCGAGCACTGGGAGTCGATCGAAGAGCCGCTGCTAGTCTGCGCGCACACCCACCGACCGATGGTGCGAGAGGTTGGCGACGGCCTCATCGTCAACGTCGGCTCGGTCGGCCTTCCCTTCAACGGTGACTGGCGCGCCCAGTACGCCATCTTCACGCTCAAACCCACCGGCTGGGAAGTCGAGTTTCGCCAGGTCGAGTATGACCGCCAGGCTTTTCTCGACGCCTACGAAACCAGCGGGTTTCTGGATGGCGGTGACGTCTCGGCGTATCTACTTCAAAAAGAGGTCGAGCATGCCCGCCCCTTCCTCGTCCCCTTCCTCAAGTGGACGGAGATGACCGAGCATCCGGCGTTGATGGACTCGCTCGAGCACTTCTTGGACGTCTACGGCCCCGAGATGTCGATGCGCGAGTTCCACGCATTGCTCTCCGAGTAG